A single genomic interval of Tursiops truncatus isolate mTurTru1 chromosome 16, mTurTru1.mat.Y, whole genome shotgun sequence harbors:
- the LOC101326351 gene encoding pulmonary surfactant-associated protein A-like, whose product MLLCSLTLTLIWMVVSGLDYNMKEVCLGSPGTPGTPGSHGLPGRDGRDGIKGDPGPPGPMGPPGGMPGPPGRDGMIGAPGLTGERGEKGEPGERGPPGLPPYLDEELQSTLLEINHQILKMTRVLSLQGSMLAVGEKVFATSGQSVNFDAIRESCARAGGRIATPRSLEENEAIANIVKKHNTYAYLGLTEGPTAGNFHYLDGNPVDYTNWYPGEPGGWGKEKCVEMYTDGRWNDKNCLQSRLAICEF is encoded by the exons ATGCTGCTGTGCTCTTTGACCCTCACCCTCATCTGGATGGTGGTTTCTGGCCTTGACTACAACATGAAGGAAGTTTGTCTCGGAAGCCCTGGCACCCCTGGTACTCCTGGATCCCATGGCCTGCCAGGAAGAGATGGGAGAGATGGCATCAAAGGAGACCCTGGACCTCCAG GCCCCATGGGCCCCCCTGGAGGAATGCCAGGCCCCCCTGGGCGTGATGGGATGATTGGAGCCCCTGGCCTCACTGGagagcgtggagaaaagggagagcCTGGTGAGAGGGGTCCTCCAG GGCTTCCACCTTATCTAGACGAGGAGCTCCAGAGCACACTCCTTGAGATCAACCATCAAATTCTGAAGATGACGCGCG TCCTCAGTCTGCAGGGGTCCATGCTGGCAGTGGGAGAGAAGGTCTTCGCCACCAGTGGGCAGTCGGTCAATTTTGATGCCATTAGAGAGTCGTGTGCCAGAGCAGGTGGACGCATTGCTACCCCAAGGAGTCTAGAGGAGAATGAGGCCATTGCAAACATCGTGAAGAAGCACAATACTTATGCTTACCTGGGCCTGACTGAGGGTCCCACTGCTGGAAACTTCCACTACCTGGATGGAAACCCTGTGGATTACACCAACTGGTACCCAGGGGAGCCCGGGGGTTGGGGCAAAGAGAAGTGTGTGGAGATGTACACAGATGGCCGGTGGAATGACAAGAACTGCCTGCAGTCCCGACTGGCCATCTGCGAGTTTTGA
- the LOC101326640 gene encoding mannose-binding protein A-like, with the protein MFLFLSLPVLLLCVVTTSCSETKACEDAQKTCSVVTCGIPVTNGTPGRDGRDGPKGEKGEPGPGLRGLQGPPGKMGPQGNIGNPGLPGPKGHKGDRGDSSVAEAKLADLEGRIRSLKSQLDHIKKLQSFSLGKKSGKTLYVTNGEKMPFSKVKALCAELGATVATPKNAEENKAIQDMAPDIAFLGITDEVTEGQFMYVTGGRMGYSNWKKNEPNNHGSGEDCVLLLRDGLWNDISCSSSFLAICEFPA; encoded by the exons ATGTTCCTGTTTTTGTCACTTCCTGTCCTCCTTCTGTGTGTGGTGACAACATCCTGCTCAGAAACAAAAGCCTGTGAGGATGCCCAGAAGACCTGTTCAGTGGTGACCTGTGGCATCCCGGTCACCAACGGCACCCCAGGCAGAGATGGGCGAGATGGACCcaagggagaaaagggagaacCAG GGCCAGGGCTCAGAGGCTTGCAGGGCCCTCCAGGGAAAATGGGGCCTCAAGGAAATATAGGGAATCCTGGGCTTCCAGGACCAAAGGGCCACAAAGGAGATCGTGGAGACAGTTCGG TTGCCGAGGCTAAGCTGGCTGACTTAGAGGGACGGATAAGGAGCCTGAAATCACAACTGGATCACATCAAAAAGT TGCAAAGCTTCTCCTTGGGTAAAAAGTCTGGAAAGACGCTCTACGTGACCAATGGTGAAAAGATGCCTTTTTCCAAAGTGAAGGCTCTGTGCGCTGAGCTTGGGGCCACCGTGGCCACCCCCAAGAATGCTGAGGAGAACAAAGCCATCCAGGACATGGCCCCTGACATTGCTTTCCTGGGCATCACAGATGAGGTGACCGAAGGCCAGTTTATGTATGTAACAGGAGGGAGGATGGGCTACAGCAACTGGAAGAAGAATGAGCCTAATAACCATGGCTCAGGGGAGGACTGTGTCCTCCTCCTAAGAGATGGGCTCTGGAATGACatctcctgctcctcctccttcttggccatctgtgaaTTCCCAGCCTGA